The proteins below come from a single Vibrio natriegens NBRC 15636 = ATCC 14048 = DSM 759 genomic window:
- a CDS encoding threonine/serine exporter family protein codes for MALETIPTTKVSVSNQRAISRLVAQAGQMLLAHGAESTLVSDIMRRIGLACGVHEVAVALSANALVVTTLMDGHCITTTRSCVDRGINMRVITQIQRICIMMERGLLDSTMAQKKLNHISPERYNRWLVVFMIGLSCAAFSHLAGGDISIFFMTFLASAVGMIVRQEIGHRHFNPLLNFAATAFVTTLISAQAEIYQIGNLPTVAMASSVLMLVPGFPLINSVADMLKGHINMGIARFVMASLLTLATCLGIVAAMSVTGIWGWSIR; via the coding sequence ATGGCATTAGAAACTATACCTACCACAAAGGTATCGGTATCAAATCAAAGGGCGATTTCTCGCCTTGTTGCTCAAGCTGGACAGATGTTGCTTGCTCATGGTGCTGAAAGTACCTTAGTGAGCGATATCATGCGCCGCATTGGCCTTGCTTGTGGTGTTCATGAAGTCGCGGTAGCACTCTCTGCAAATGCACTTGTTGTAACCACGCTGATGGATGGGCATTGTATTACCACGACACGAAGTTGCGTCGATCGTGGTATCAATATGCGAGTTATCACGCAAATTCAGCGTATTTGTATCATGATGGAACGAGGGTTGCTCGATTCAACCATGGCGCAGAAAAAGCTTAATCATATCAGTCCTGAGCGCTATAACCGCTGGCTGGTGGTCTTTATGATCGGACTATCGTGTGCGGCATTCAGTCATTTAGCGGGAGGGGATATAAGCATATTTTTCATGACTTTCTTGGCCTCTGCTGTCGGCATGATTGTTCGCCAGGAAATTGGCCACCGTCATTTCAATCCTTTACTCAATTTTGCCGCTACGGCATTTGTGACGACCTTAATTTCTGCGCAGGCGGAAATCTATCAGATTGGTAACTTGCCTACGGTCGCGATGGCATCGTCAGTGTTGATGCTAGTGCCGGGCTTCCCATTGATTAACTCAGTAGCCGACATGCTCAAAGGTCATATCAATATGGGGATTGCCCGCTTTGTCATGGCGAGTTTATTAACGCTTGCGACCTGTTTAGGCATTGTGGCAGCGATGAGTGTGACCGGGATTTGGGGATGGAGCATCAGATGA
- a CDS encoding threonine/serine exporter family protein — MSTVDLLVGLLNDMFFAAIPAVGFALVFNVPHKALIYCAVGGAIGHGSRYLMMQFGIPIEWATFFAATLVGMIGVYWSRRFLAHPKVFTVAALIPMVPGVFAYKAMIAMVEINHLGYSPELLATCMENFLKAMFIIAGLAIGLAVPGLLFYRRRPIV; from the coding sequence ATGAGTACTGTCGATTTGCTGGTTGGATTATTAAACGACATGTTTTTTGCCGCTATTCCGGCAGTGGGGTTTGCATTGGTCTTCAATGTGCCGCATAAAGCATTAATCTATTGTGCAGTAGGCGGCGCGATTGGTCATGGTAGTCGTTATTTAATGATGCAGTTTGGGATTCCTATTGAGTGGGCAACCTTCTTCGCTGCGACCTTAGTTGGGATGATTGGTGTGTATTGGTCTCGTCGCTTTTTGGCCCACCCAAAAGTATTCACCGTTGCTGCTCTGATCCCTATGGTTCCCGGCGTGTTTGCCTACAAAGCCATGATTGCGATGGTAGAGATAAACCATTTAGGTTACTCACCTGAGCTACTTGCGACGTGCATGGAAAATTTTCTTAAGGCCATGTTTATTATTGCAGGTTTAGCCATTGGCCTTGCTGTTCCGGGGCTGTTATTCTATCGCCGCAGACCGATAGTATAA
- the folA gene encoding type 3 dihydrofolate reductase: MIISMIAAMADNRIIGKDNQMPWHLPADFVWFKRCTMGKPVVMGRKTYESIGRPLPGRLNIVISRDESLSIEGVTTVTSIDQALEVAGDVEEVMIIGGGAIYSACLPLATKLYVTHIEAAIEGDTQFPDWGNEFKETYSEAYQADEKNAYNMRFTILEK; this comes from the coding sequence ATGATCATTAGCATGATTGCCGCGATGGCAGACAATCGTATCATTGGTAAAGATAATCAAATGCCATGGCACTTGCCGGCTGACTTCGTATGGTTTAAGCGTTGCACCATGGGTAAGCCTGTCGTCATGGGACGCAAAACGTATGAGTCTATCGGACGTCCGTTGCCAGGTCGTCTTAATATCGTTATCAGTCGTGATGAATCTCTAAGTATCGAAGGAGTGACGACAGTGACGTCCATTGATCAAGCATTAGAGGTTGCGGGTGATGTGGAAGAAGTGATGATCATTGGTGGTGGAGCTATTTATTCAGCCTGTCTACCACTTGCGACGAAGTTGTATGTGACACATATTGAGGCCGCTATCGAAGGTGATACGCAGTTCCCTGATTGGGGGAATGAGTTTAAAGAAACTTATTCTGAAGCGTATCAAGCGGATGAGAAAAACGCCTACAACATGCGCTTTACGATTCTGGAAAAATAA
- the apaH gene encoding bis(5'-nucleosyl)-tetraphosphatase (symmetrical) ApaH, with product MATYIVGDIQGCFEELQRLLEQVSFSPKNDQLWLAGDLVARGPKSLETLRFVKSLGDSAKVVLGNHDLHLLAVAHGVKKLKDKDRTAPIFSAPDCKKLLQWLSKQPLLAEHDDFVMCHAGISPQWNLATARQCAREVENILQSDHLSWLLHNMYSNKPDYWDDSLTGLDRYRYTINAFTRMRFCFPDGRLDMDCKLPPQQVTDEELIPWFDLPQRVELGKTVLFGHWAALQGHIDEEVIGLDTGCVWGGELTMIRWEDKQIFTQQALS from the coding sequence GTGGCTACCTATATTGTTGGTGATATCCAAGGCTGCTTTGAAGAACTGCAGCGTCTATTAGAACAAGTATCTTTCTCTCCCAAGAATGATCAACTCTGGCTAGCGGGTGATCTCGTCGCCAGAGGACCTAAGTCGTTAGAAACCTTACGTTTTGTTAAATCATTGGGTGACAGTGCGAAAGTGGTACTTGGCAATCACGACCTGCATTTACTTGCCGTCGCTCATGGCGTTAAGAAATTGAAAGATAAAGACAGAACCGCCCCAATCTTTTCGGCCCCAGACTGTAAAAAGTTATTGCAATGGCTCTCTAAGCAACCGCTTCTTGCGGAGCATGATGACTTCGTTATGTGCCATGCCGGAATTTCACCACAGTGGAATTTGGCAACAGCCCGCCAATGCGCACGCGAAGTAGAAAACATCCTGCAAAGTGATCACCTATCGTGGCTACTGCACAATATGTACAGTAACAAACCTGATTACTGGGATGATTCTCTGACAGGGTTAGATCGCTATCGCTATACCATCAATGCATTTACGCGTATGCGCTTTTGTTTTCCGGATGGACGCCTGGACATGGATTGCAAACTTCCGCCACAACAAGTGACAGATGAAGAGTTAATTCCTTGGTTTGATCTTCCACAGAGAGTGGAGCTAGGCAAGACGGTCCTATTCGGACATTGGGCGGCATTACAAGGCCATATCGATGAAGAAGTGATTGGTCTGGATACTGGCTGTGTTTGGGGTGGAGAACTGACCATGATCCGTTGGGAAGATAAACAAATCTTTACCCAACAGGCATTAAGTTAA
- the apaG gene encoding Co2+/Mg2+ efflux protein ApaG, producing MDVIQPCIKIQVHTKYIEEQSNPELQRYVFAYTITIKNLSHQTVQLISRRWLITDSNGKQMTVEGDGVVGQQPFIPSNDEYTYSSGTALETPVGVMQGHYKMLDEHGQEFIAEIEPFRLAIPNVLN from the coding sequence ATGGACGTCATTCAACCCTGCATTAAAATTCAAGTTCACACCAAATACATCGAAGAACAGTCTAATCCCGAGCTACAACGCTACGTTTTTGCCTACACCATCACGATTAAAAACCTGAGCCACCAAACTGTGCAATTGATTAGCCGTCGTTGGTTGATCACCGACTCTAATGGCAAACAGATGACCGTTGAAGGCGATGGTGTGGTTGGCCAGCAACCGTTTATTCCAAGTAACGATGAATACACCTACAGCAGTGGGACTGCGCTAGAAACACCCGTCGGTGTTATGCAGGGACACTATAAAATGCTAGATGAACATGGTCAGGAGTTCATCGCTGAAATAGAACCGTTCCGTCTTGCCATTCCGAATGTTTTAAATTAA
- the rsmA gene encoding 16S rRNA (adenine(1518)-N(6)/adenine(1519)-N(6))-dimethyltransferase RsmA has product MRNDVHLGHKARKRFGQNFLNDPYIIDGIVSAINPRPGQNLVEIGPGLGAITEPVGREVDKFTVIELDRDLAERLRNHPELADKLTIHEGDAMRFDFTQLVKPNNKLRIFGNLPYNISTPLMFHLFEFHKDIQDMHFMLQKEVVNRLAAGPGSKAYGRLTVMAQYYCKVVPVLEVPPTAFVPPPKVDSAVVRLVPYEVLPCPAKDLRLLDRVCREGFNQRRKTVRNCYKSLLSTEVLEELGINPSMRPENLTLEQFVAMANWLADNPQH; this is encoded by the coding sequence ATGAGAAATGATGTCCATTTAGGACACAAAGCGCGTAAACGTTTTGGTCAAAACTTCCTGAACGATCCATACATTATTGATGGTATCGTATCAGCGATTAACCCAAGACCAGGCCAGAATCTGGTTGAAATCGGTCCAGGTCTGGGCGCTATTACTGAACCTGTCGGCCGTGAAGTCGACAAGTTCACCGTTATCGAACTTGACCGAGATCTGGCAGAGCGTTTACGTAACCACCCAGAGCTGGCGGACAAGTTAACGATTCATGAAGGCGATGCGATGCGTTTCGACTTCACACAGCTCGTAAAACCGAACAACAAGCTACGTATCTTCGGTAACTTGCCGTACAACATCTCTACCCCGTTGATGTTTCATCTTTTTGAATTCCATAAAGACATTCAAGACATGCACTTTATGCTTCAAAAAGAAGTGGTTAACCGTTTGGCAGCAGGTCCAGGCAGCAAAGCTTACGGCCGTCTGACGGTCATGGCTCAGTACTACTGTAAAGTGGTACCAGTACTGGAAGTGCCACCAACAGCATTCGTACCGCCACCGAAAGTAGACTCAGCCGTCGTTCGTCTGGTTCCTTACGAAGTACTACCATGTCCAGCTAAAGACTTACGCTTACTGGATCGAGTATGTCGTGAAGGCTTTAACCAACGCCGTAAGACCGTACGTAACTGCTACAAATCACTGTTGAGTACAGAAGTGCTGGAAGAGTTGGGAATCAACCCAAGTATGCGTCCAGAGAACCTGACGCTAGAGCAATTCGTCGCGATGGCGAACTGGCTGGCGGATAACCCACAGCACTAA
- the pdxA gene encoding 4-hydroxythreonine-4-phosphate dehydrogenase PdxA: MTTNLVRRIVVTAGEPAGIGPDLVLALSKDDWAHQIVVCADKNMLMERAKLLGIDVQLSDYNPEEAPQAQKAGTLIVDHVEISESAVAGQLNEANGHYVLKTLERAALGCMNDEFDAIVTGPVHKGVINRSGVAFSGHTEFFAEKSNTPLVVMMLATEGLRVALVTTHIPLAYVSKAVTEERLEKIIDILHKDLVEKFAIKQPNIYVCGLNPHAGEDGCLGREEIETITPTLEKIRQEKGFNLIGPLPADTIFNDKYLNDADAVLGMYHDQVLPVLKYKGFGRSVNITLGLPFIRTSVDHGTALDLAGTGQADTGSFRTALTHAIELVEKKQ, from the coding sequence ATGACAACTAATTTAGTCCGCAGAATTGTCGTGACCGCAGGGGAACCTGCGGGTATCGGCCCTGACCTAGTGCTTGCTCTCTCAAAAGATGACTGGGCACACCAAATCGTCGTCTGCGCAGATAAGAACATGTTAATGGAGCGAGCCAAATTACTTGGTATCGATGTCCAACTCTCTGATTATAATCCAGAAGAAGCGCCACAAGCACAGAAAGCCGGCACGCTTATCGTTGATCATGTTGAAATATCAGAAAGCGCGGTTGCTGGCCAGCTCAATGAAGCGAATGGCCACTATGTATTAAAAACGCTAGAAAGAGCCGCTTTAGGCTGTATGAATGACGAATTTGATGCTATTGTCACCGGCCCTGTTCATAAGGGGGTGATCAATCGCTCTGGCGTTGCATTCAGTGGACATACTGAATTCTTTGCCGAGAAGTCTAATACGCCGTTAGTTGTGATGATGCTGGCGACGGAAGGACTGCGTGTTGCGCTGGTAACCACACATATTCCTTTGGCGTATGTGTCAAAAGCCGTCACTGAAGAGCGATTAGAGAAAATCATCGATATTCTTCATAAAGACCTCGTTGAAAAATTTGCCATCAAGCAACCAAACATCTATGTTTGCGGGCTTAACCCACATGCGGGAGAAGATGGTTGTTTAGGTCGTGAAGAGATCGAAACCATCACTCCGACACTGGAAAAGATTCGACAAGAAAAAGGGTTTAATCTGATCGGCCCATTGCCGGCAGATACCATTTTCAATGACAAATATTTAAACGATGCTGATGCTGTTTTAGGCATGTACCACGATCAAGTATTGCCAGTTTTAAAATACAAAGGCTTTGGTCGTTCAGTAAACATTACGCTTGGTCTACCTTTTATTAGAACATCGGTGGATCACGGTACTGCATTAGATCTGGCAGGGACAGGTCAGGCGGATACAGGGAGTTTCCGAACAGCGCTCACGCATGCGATAGAATTGGTAGAGAAGAAACAATGA
- the surA gene encoding peptidylprolyl isomerase SurA yields the protein MKIWKSILFTTLLSCGAVAAPVELDKVAVIVNDGVILQSDIDTALKTLQANARQSGKSLPSAQVLHDQVVEKLILDTLQGQEADRIGVRIDDSRLNQAIAEIARNNNQSVEQLTASIASEGLSYTEFREQIRKEIAASEARNALVRRRVNILPAEVDSLSEQLSQETNATVQYKISHIQLRFSDDQEKSAVEAEAKALAKKLNDGADFTEMAYTYSKGPKALQGGDWGWMRKEEMPTIFADQINMQNKGSIIGPFRSGVGFHILKIDDVKGLETVAVTEVNARHILIKPTVILSDDGAKKQLNEYARRIKAGEATFAQLASQYSQDPGSAAQNGELGYQTPDLYVPEFKHQVETLPVGSISEPFKTVHGWHIVEVLDRRQVDRTDSALKNKAYRILFNRKFNEEAGAWMQELRASAFVEIVDDSNDN from the coding sequence ATGAAAATTTGGAAATCAATCTTATTTACGACCCTACTCTCTTGCGGAGCCGTTGCAGCACCAGTAGAGCTTGATAAGGTTGCTGTTATCGTTAATGACGGTGTCATTCTACAAAGTGATATCGACACAGCATTAAAAACGCTACAAGCCAATGCTCGCCAAAGTGGTAAAAGCCTACCTTCTGCCCAGGTTTTGCATGATCAAGTAGTAGAAAAACTGATTCTTGATACGCTTCAAGGCCAGGAAGCGGATCGTATCGGCGTTCGTATCGACGATAGCCGCCTTAATCAGGCAATTGCAGAGATTGCACGCAACAACAATCAAAGTGTGGAGCAACTGACGGCATCGATTGCAAGCGAAGGGCTAAGTTACACAGAATTCCGCGAGCAAATCCGTAAGGAAATTGCAGCGTCAGAAGCACGTAACGCGCTTGTGCGTCGTCGTGTAAACATTCTGCCTGCGGAAGTAGACAGCCTTTCAGAACAGTTATCACAAGAAACCAACGCCACGGTTCAATACAAAATCAGCCATATCCAGCTGCGCTTCTCTGATGATCAAGAAAAGTCGGCAGTAGAAGCAGAAGCAAAAGCGCTGGCCAAAAAACTCAATGACGGCGCTGATTTCACTGAAATGGCTTACACCTACTCTAAAGGGCCAAAAGCCTTGCAAGGTGGTGACTGGGGCTGGATGCGCAAAGAGGAAATGCCAACCATCTTTGCCGACCAAATCAATATGCAGAACAAAGGCAGCATCATCGGTCCATTCCGTAGTGGTGTTGGTTTCCATATCCTGAAAATTGACGATGTAAAAGGTCTGGAAACTGTTGCAGTAACGGAAGTTAACGCACGCCACATCCTGATCAAACCAACGGTTATCCTGAGTGATGACGGTGCTAAAAAACAATTAAATGAATATGCTCGTCGCATTAAAGCAGGTGAAGCAACGTTTGCTCAGTTAGCGTCTCAATACAGCCAAGACCCTGGCTCTGCTGCTCAGAACGGTGAACTTGGTTACCAAACTCCGGACCTTTACGTACCTGAATTTAAACATCAGGTAGAAACACTACCAGTGGGTTCGATCAGTGAACCATTCAAAACCGTTCACGGCTGGCATATCGTAGAAGTGCTGGATCGCCGTCAGGTTGACCGTACAGACTCTGCATTGAAGAATAAAGCTTACCGCATTCTCTTCAACCGTAAGTTTAATGAAGAAGCAGGCGCATGGATGCAGGAACTGCGTGCAAGTGCGTTTGTTGAAATCGTGGATGACAGCAATGACAACTAA
- the lptD gene encoding LPS assembly protein LptD — translation MQHFSRTFLAASISTALFVPTTQADANIHDSVQEMPTTDQCLVETSGEQDALNAPVVVEADRLQAISGDKAQYSGNVQVTQGQKKITADSVTLHQQDNVVVAEGNVTFNDGQVEARSDRVTSDIDQDTFSLENTDYHFICQQGRGTAAYIARTGQSIYELEDGSITSCPQGDNSWRLVASGIDVDQDEETATLHHPRFEVLDVPIFYVPYLTMPIGNTRKSGLLFPSLSYGSSDGMEVEVPFYWNIAPQYDMTLTTLYMQQRGTKFDTDFRYLTDGWGEGEIKGEYLNSDRKYADETRWGYQFKHEGIIDKHWVVDVDYSEVSDIDYFLDLDSDIGNREDGQLMQEGEVQYRSDFWDASLSVRDFQVLLQEENKPYRLMPQLALNYYTPVWGNYLNFDVKSQLSRFDTSDNAKPDATRFHIEPGFTIPLSNSWSAWTTEARVLATYYSQDLNGLTDSDLELQLDEKVSRVIPEFRSNAQIYLERDTSWVEGYTQTLEPQVQYLYVPKEDQTNIYNYDTTLLQTDYYGLFRSRKYSSIDKIASANQLSYGASTRFFDDDYKERLNISFGQIYYFDKKTKLSNNPTDPDETTNYSSWAIEADFNYNDSVFYHGGIQYDIDLGSMQLANSTLEYQFDGGFIQSNYRYVTREYIEDTIILENLDTITRKGISQAGIVAAYEFNQNWSASGQYYYDLNENNDLEWLAGLRYQSDCWYIGLTYSNQLLGWEDQIIGGSGASAEYESNFSVSVGIQGFATNQTNGTAAKELEGSDNTIKYGRPFYLNN, via the coding sequence ATGCAACATTTTTCCCGCACATTTTTAGCGGCCTCTATCAGCACCGCCTTGTTTGTACCTACCACTCAAGCTGACGCGAATATCCATGATAGTGTGCAGGAAATGCCCACCACAGATCAATGTTTGGTCGAAACGAGTGGTGAGCAGGACGCTTTAAATGCACCCGTAGTAGTCGAAGCTGACAGACTGCAAGCCATTAGTGGCGATAAAGCACAGTACTCTGGTAACGTCCAAGTCACGCAAGGTCAAAAGAAAATCACCGCAGATAGCGTAACGCTGCACCAACAAGACAACGTCGTGGTTGCTGAAGGTAACGTCACCTTCAATGACGGTCAGGTCGAAGCCCGATCGGATCGCGTCACCAGCGATATTGATCAAGACACTTTCTCTCTCGAGAACACAGACTACCACTTCATTTGCCAACAAGGCCGAGGAACAGCGGCTTATATTGCGCGTACTGGTCAGTCGATTTATGAACTGGAAGACGGTTCTATCACCTCCTGTCCTCAGGGGGATAACTCTTGGCGTCTGGTTGCGTCGGGTATCGATGTCGACCAGGATGAAGAGACGGCAACACTGCACCACCCTCGTTTTGAAGTTTTAGATGTTCCAATCTTCTACGTCCCTTACCTGACAATGCCAATTGGCAATACACGTAAATCGGGTCTGCTATTCCCTTCTCTATCGTACGGTTCTAGCGATGGTATGGAAGTAGAAGTGCCATTCTACTGGAACATTGCGCCTCAATACGATATGACCCTGACCACGCTCTACATGCAACAACGTGGTACCAAATTCGACACCGATTTCCGCTATCTAACCGATGGTTGGGGAGAAGGTGAAATCAAAGGCGAATACCTAAATTCAGACAGAAAGTACGCCGATGAAACACGCTGGGGCTACCAGTTTAAGCATGAAGGCATTATCGACAAGCATTGGGTTGTCGATGTCGATTACTCAGAAGTGAGCGATATCGATTACTTCCTGGATCTCGACTCTGATATCGGTAACCGTGAAGACGGTCAACTGATGCAGGAAGGAGAAGTCCAGTACCGTTCAGATTTCTGGGACGCCTCATTATCGGTTCGTGACTTCCAGGTCTTGTTGCAAGAAGAAAACAAACCTTACCGTTTGATGCCTCAGTTGGCATTAAACTATTACACGCCAGTGTGGGGAAATTACCTGAACTTTGATGTTAAAAGCCAACTTAGCCGCTTTGACACCAGTGATAACGCAAAGCCTGATGCAACTCGCTTTCATATCGAGCCAGGCTTTACTATCCCACTGTCAAACTCTTGGTCGGCCTGGACCACAGAAGCACGCGTACTTGCGACTTACTACTCTCAAGACTTAAATGGTCTTACCGACTCTGATCTAGAGCTTCAGCTGGATGAAAAAGTGTCTCGTGTGATTCCAGAGTTCCGTAGTAATGCGCAGATTTACCTTGAACGTGATACCAGTTGGGTCGAAGGTTACACCCAAACTCTGGAACCGCAGGTCCAGTACTTGTACGTACCGAAAGAAGATCAAACCAATATCTACAACTATGATACAACGTTGCTGCAAACCGATTACTACGGTCTATTCCGCAGCCGTAAATACAGTAGTATTGATAAGATCGCATCCGCAAACCAGCTAAGCTACGGTGCGAGCACACGTTTCTTTGATGACGATTATAAAGAACGTCTCAATATTTCATTTGGTCAAATCTACTACTTTGATAAAAAGACCAAGCTCAGCAACAACCCAACCGATCCAGATGAAACAACAAACTATTCGTCTTGGGCGATTGAAGCTGATTTCAACTACAACGATTCCGTGTTCTATCATGGCGGTATTCAGTACGACATCGACCTAGGCTCAATGCAACTTGCGAACAGCACGTTAGAGTACCAGTTCGACGGCGGCTTTATTCAAAGTAACTACCGTTATGTCACTCGTGAATACATTGAAGATACGATCATTCTCGAAAACCTGGACACCATTACTCGTAAAGGTATTTCTCAGGCAGGTATTGTTGCCGCTTACGAATTCAACCAGAACTGGTCCGCCAGTGGTCAGTACTACTATGACCTAAATGAAAATAACGACTTAGAATGGCTAGCAGGCTTACGCTATCAATCTGATTGTTGGTATATCGGTTTAACCTATTCTAACCAACTGTTAGGCTGGGAAGACCAGATTATCGGCGGCTCAGGGGCATCAGCAGAATACGAAAGCAACTTCAGTGTTAGCGTCGGTATTCAAGGGTTTGCCACCAACCAAACCAACGGCACTGCTGCCAAAGAATTGGAAGGCTCAGATAACACAATCAAATATGGTCGCCCATTCTATCTGAACAATTAA
- the djlA gene encoding co-chaperone DjlA, translating to MHIFGKILGAFFGLLLGGPLGLLFGLFVGHQFDKARRLSQAGFSTGGFGKGPSQAQRQEEFFKAAFAVMGHVAKSKGQVTKEEIQLASAMMDRMNLHGEQRRAAQDAFREGKESDFPLEEVLVRVKISTAGRFDLLQFFLELQISAAFADGEIHPSERNVLHKIARALGFSSEQLERRLHMQEAAFRFQHQGGQHQGQYQSSGAGWQQASQADQLADAYKILDVSADADSKTVKRAYRKLMNEHHPDKLMAKGLPPEMMNVAKEKSQEIQNAYDLIKKVKGFK from the coding sequence ATGCATATTTTTGGCAAAATATTAGGTGCCTTTTTTGGCTTGTTACTTGGCGGGCCACTCGGCTTGCTATTTGGCTTATTTGTTGGCCATCAGTTTGATAAAGCACGCCGTTTGAGTCAGGCGGGGTTCTCTACTGGTGGGTTCGGCAAAGGACCGAGTCAGGCGCAACGTCAGGAAGAATTTTTCAAAGCGGCCTTTGCGGTCATGGGACACGTGGCAAAATCGAAAGGTCAGGTCACTAAAGAAGAGATTCAGCTTGCGTCCGCAATGATGGACCGCATGAACCTGCATGGTGAACAGCGCCGTGCAGCGCAAGACGCATTTCGTGAAGGTAAGGAAAGTGATTTCCCGCTGGAAGAGGTGTTGGTTAGGGTTAAGATCTCGACTGCGGGTCGTTTCGATTTACTGCAATTTTTCTTGGAGTTGCAAATTTCAGCCGCCTTTGCCGATGGCGAGATTCATCCAAGTGAACGCAATGTGCTGCACAAAATTGCTCGCGCTTTAGGATTTTCTTCTGAGCAGCTAGAGCGACGACTACACATGCAAGAAGCGGCGTTTCGCTTCCAGCATCAGGGCGGTCAGCATCAAGGCCAGTACCAGTCGTCTGGTGCAGGGTGGCAGCAAGCATCTCAAGCTGATCAGTTAGCGGATGCGTATAAAATCCTTGATGTTTCGGCGGATGCCGACAGTAAAACGGTTAAGCGTGCTTATCGTAAGCTGATGAACGAGCACCACCCAGATAAGCTGATGGCGAAAGGTCTGCCTCCAGAAATGATGAATGTAGCTAAAGAAAAATCGCAAGAAATTCAAAATGCTTATGATCTGATTAAGAAAGTAAAAGGCTTTAAGTAA
- a CDS encoding DUF547 domain-containing protein: protein MMRFLLLLCALFSFSVFSAPKADLWPYWNHSNEASQTQVSHQEWQQLLDRYLVTQGENTLFRYRAVSAADKATLKQYIQRLAKLDPLQYRKAEQYAYWVNLYNAITVDLILDNYPIKSITKLGGLFSFGPWDEDVITINNQNLTLNDIEHRILRPIWQDPRTHYAVNCASLGCPNLQAQAFTADNTQTLLDIAAKTFINSKKGVSIEGDTAKISSIYDWFSVDFGGENNVFNHIRQYAPRYNSFSGRVKYDYDWNLNQAN from the coding sequence ATGATGCGTTTTTTATTGCTCCTTTGCGCCCTATTTTCTTTTTCCGTATTCTCCGCTCCCAAAGCCGATTTATGGCCCTACTGGAACCACTCAAATGAGGCCAGCCAAACACAGGTCTCTCATCAAGAGTGGCAACAATTACTCGACCGCTATCTTGTCACTCAGGGAGAAAATACGTTATTTCGCTACCGCGCTGTGTCGGCAGCGGATAAAGCAACACTCAAACAGTACATTCAGCGCCTGGCAAAACTCGATCCTTTGCAGTACCGCAAAGCTGAGCAATATGCTTACTGGGTGAACCTGTACAACGCCATCACTGTGGATCTGATATTGGATAATTACCCGATAAAGTCCATCACTAAGTTAGGAGGGCTGTTTAGTTTTGGGCCCTGGGATGAAGACGTCATTACCATTAATAATCAAAACTTAACTCTGAATGATATTGAGCATCGAATTCTTCGCCCCATCTGGCAAGATCCTAGAACACATTACGCAGTTAACTGTGCAAGCCTAGGCTGTCCGAACCTGCAAGCTCAGGCGTTTACCGCTGACAACACACAGACCTTGTTAGACATCGCAGCGAAAACATTCATCAACAGTAAGAAAGGCGTTTCTATAGAAGGAGACACGGCGAAAATTTCTTCAATTTATGATTGGTTTTCGGTGGATTTTGGTGGTGAGAACAACGTGTTTAATCACATAAGGCAATACGCCCCACGTTACAACAGTTTTTCTGGACGGGTGAAATACGACTACGATTGGAATTTAAATCAAGCCAACTGA